Proteins from a single region of Bos indicus x Bos taurus breed Angus x Brahman F1 hybrid chromosome 29, Bos_hybrid_MaternalHap_v2.0, whole genome shotgun sequence:
- the LOC113885840 gene encoding tripartite motif-containing protein 64C-like, whose protein sequence is MHPLLQGEEKLHLEALKKEAKDICLQLKDSVFRMAQYRESLREMYGELTGMCHKLDTELLQALGNILQTTDLAEMQKPQPMNPELTYWRVSGILDMLNNFRVDNILSQTTTIHHAILDDASVMFSDNDHGASRQPRVVEGVVSWEAQAFSSGRHYWEVFVTQSSSWILGVSKDILVSDTNFSIYSEEAFVLFSKKMNDHYILFTNSLPLVQFVKKPLSRIGVFLDYDNGAVSCYDAFRSSFIYSFLPSSLSSPLKPFLSLGSLCMSGSVTIYFSFSSEEIRSRRY, encoded by the exons ATGCATCCGTTGCTTCAGGGGGAGGAGAAACTGCATCTGGAGGCCCTGAAGAAAGAAGCCAAGGATATTTGTCTACAACTCAAGGACAGTGTGTTCAGAATGGCTCAGTACAGAGAAAGTCTGAGAGAAATGTATGGAGAGCTGACTGGGATGTGCCACAAGCTGGACACAGAGCTGCTCCAG GCCTTGGGAAACATATTGCAAAC GACTGACTTGGCAGAGATGCAGAAGCCTCAGCCCATGAACCCAGAGCTCACTTATTGGCGTGTCTCTGGAATTCTGGACATGCTTAACAACTTCAGAG TGGATAACATTCTGAGTCAGACAACGACCATTCACCATGCGATCCTCGATGATGCAAGTGTGATGTTCAGCGATAACGACCACGGTGCGTCCAGACAGCCCCGGGTTGTGGAGGGTGTTGTGTCCTGGGAAGCTCAGGCCTTTTCCTCTGGGAGGCATTACTGGGAGGTCTTTGTGACTCAGTCCTCCAGCTGGATTCTGGGGGTCAGTAAGGACATCTTGGTAAGCGATACTAACTTCAGTATTTATTCTGAAGAAGCATTTGTTCTATTTTCTAAGAAGATGAATGACCATTATATTCTCTTCACCAATTCCCTACCCTTAGTTCAGTTTGTGAAAAAGCCCCTGAGTAGGATTGGTGTGTTCCTGGATTATGACAATGGAGCTGTGAGCTGCTATGATGCTTTCAGGAGTTCCTTCATATatagtttccttccttcctccctctcctcccctctgaaGCCTTTCCTTTCCCTTGGATCTCTGTGCATGTCAGGTTCTGTgaccatttatttttccttctcctctgaggaaatcagaagtagaagatattaa
- the LOC113886086 gene encoding LOW QUALITY PROTEIN: upstream-binding factor 1-like protein 1 (The sequence of the model RefSeq protein was modified relative to this genomic sequence to represent the inferred CDS: inserted 1 base in 1 codon; deleted 2 bases in 1 codon), whose product MCHLKGLDLSGVTMMDFGPEIIHVILEQVAATLQELNLEECGITESQHESILCPEPLFKLGTFILIPQTAGLQKELTCSILRVQTVEIPLRCLICWDHTFHKNLENVLPKSQDDWSRENIVQLLECTKKKKLSSDKHMFKITQSVMDXRKIACKEFSGEMYKLKWLEISRNVRKLHTLTELVLEAKENVHNPSKSRKHKKHPDLPKNPLTAYLHFFKEMRPQYLQKHPMMSNQELTKAPSEEYRKLPEQLKLKYSQDFQKEKQEFQEKMALFRKQHPDLVQSSKKTDVPKGSQSKVPKKFQENVHTVKSPPENNLLMKCKFQGEPKKPLLNGYHKFHQDLWLSRELKVVPPRERMVEISRCWQRVPQDQKELCKKQAEGLQTQYKVDLYLWLRTLSPEEYAAYREVTCVKRKNMSMTGGPNPKSRRMGLKSPSSRNLQGRLREDPGLQAAEIASSDTTG is encoded by the exons ATGTGTCACCTCAAAGGCCTGGATCTGAGTGGGGTCACCATGATGGACTTTGGTCCTGAGATCATCCACGTTATTCTGGAACAAGTTGCAGCCACCCTTCAGGAGCTGAACTTAGAGGAGTGTGGGATCACAGAGTCCCAGCATGAGTCCATCCTCTGCCCTGAGCCACTGTTCAAGCTTGGGACCTTCATTCT AATCCCACAGACTGCTGGACTTCAGAAAGAACTCACCTGCTCAATCTTGAGAGTGCAGACGGTGGAAATACCATTGAGGTGTCTGATCTGCTGGGACCATACGTTTCACAAAAACCTAGAAAACGTGCTGCCTAAAAGCCAAGATGACTGGTCCAGAGAAAACATTGTTCAATTACTggaatgtacaaaaaaaaaaaaa ctatccagTGACAAGCACATGTTCAAAATAACTCAGTCGGTGATGG TGAGAAAAATAGCTTGTAAAGAATTTTCTGGGGAAATGTACAAACTCAAATGGTTAGAGATTTCCCGTAATGTTAGAAAGCTTCATACTTTGACAGAATTAGTCCTGGAAGCTAAGGAAAATGTTCACAATCCTTCCAAAAGCAGAAAACACAAGAAACATCCTGATTTACCCAAGAACCCCTTGACAGCTTACCTCCacttttttaaagagatgagacCTCAGTACCTCCAAAAACACCCCATGATGAGCAACCAGGAGCTGACCAAGGCTCCATCTGAGGAATACAGAAAGCTGCCAGAACAGCTCAAGCTGAAATATAGTCAagatttccagaaagaaaagcaggagTTTCAGGAGAAAATGGCTCTATTTAGAAAACAGCACCCTGATCTAGTCCAGAGCTCCAAGAAAACTGATGTCCCCAAAGGAAGTCAAAGCAAAGTGCCAAAGAAGTTTCAGGAAAATGTGCACACAGTGAAGTCTCCCCCAGAAAACAATTTACTCATGAAGTGTAAATTCCAAGGAGAGCCCAAAAAGCCCCTACTGAATGGCTATCACAAGTTCCACCAGGATCTCTGGTTGAGCAGGGAGCTGAAAGTAGTGCCCCCAAGGGAGCGCATGGTGGAGATCAGTAGATGCTGGCAGCGGGTCCCCCAGGACCAGAAGGAGCTTTGTAAGAAGCAGGCGGAGGGACTGCAGACACAGTACAAGGTGGACCTTTATCTCTGGCTCAGGACTCTGTCTCCTGAAGAATATGCTGCTTACAGAGAGGTGACCTGTGTTAAGCGTAAGAACATGAGCATGACAGGGGGTCCGAACCCCAAGAGTAGAAGGATGGGTCTGAAGTCCCCATCATCAAGGAATCTGCAAGGAAGACTTAGAGAGGACCCGGGGCTTCAGGCTGCAGAGATAGCATCATCAGACACGACAGGATAA